From Streptomyces sp. TLI_053, a single genomic window includes:
- a CDS encoding sensor histidine kinase: MDGRQRPAAAAADPDGGPGPGDPSGSPLLARFADGTPWSHTDAMVAVGAGLLDLVAYLLFSQVNSSVGISVPGFLVLLLSGLPLLARRRYPAQALAAVLVMETLVNVLAPMGSRFGAVITVAVYTVARHCSGRVTAVAGVVTAVTTMLSQGHFGVPSGEQFIAATASTALVTAGGLAISRWQREVAANRQLLADRAVAEERRRIARELHDIVAHHITTMQLMAGGARANLNNPDVVRDALVTLESSGRLALREMRQLLNVLRAGDEPDAAPPSPQPGAEDLDRLVEESRRAGLPTDLVVDGPAQPLPPTVGLTVFRIVQEGLTNARKYAGPARATVRLGYRPDGITVEVRDDGTGPASPDAGPAAGERGGYGLIGMRERVALHGGTLETGPRPEGGFAVLAELPLAADETAEAAVQHGKVPR; encoded by the coding sequence ATGGACGGGCGTCAGCGCCCCGCAGCGGCCGCGGCCGACCCCGACGGCGGGCCCGGCCCCGGGGACCCGTCCGGCTCCCCGCTGCTGGCCCGCTTCGCGGACGGCACCCCGTGGAGCCACACCGACGCGATGGTCGCCGTCGGCGCCGGCCTGCTCGACCTGGTGGCCTACCTGCTCTTCAGCCAGGTCAACAGCTCCGTCGGCATCAGCGTGCCGGGCTTCCTCGTCCTCCTGCTGTCGGGCCTGCCGCTGCTCGCCCGCCGTCGGTACCCCGCCCAGGCGCTCGCCGCCGTCCTGGTCATGGAGACCCTGGTCAACGTGCTGGCGCCGATGGGCTCCCGCTTCGGCGCCGTCATCACGGTGGCCGTGTACACCGTCGCCCGGCACTGCAGCGGCCGCGTCACGGCCGTCGCGGGCGTGGTGACGGCCGTGACGACGATGCTGAGCCAGGGCCACTTCGGCGTCCCTTCCGGGGAGCAGTTCATCGCCGCCACCGCCTCCACCGCGCTGGTGACCGCCGGCGGCCTCGCGATCTCGCGCTGGCAGCGCGAGGTCGCGGCCAACCGGCAACTGCTGGCCGACCGCGCGGTGGCCGAGGAACGCCGCCGCATCGCCCGCGAGCTGCACGACATCGTGGCGCACCACATCACCACCATGCAGCTGATGGCGGGCGGCGCCCGGGCCAATCTGAACAACCCCGACGTGGTCCGGGACGCCCTGGTCACCCTGGAGTCCTCCGGCCGGCTGGCCCTGCGCGAGATGCGCCAACTGCTGAACGTCCTGCGGGCCGGCGACGAGCCCGACGCCGCCCCGCCCTCGCCCCAGCCCGGGGCGGAGGACCTCGACCGGCTGGTCGAGGAGTCCCGCCGGGCCGGGCTGCCGACCGACCTGGTCGTCGACGGACCCGCCCAGCCGCTGCCGCCGACGGTCGGCCTGACGGTGTTCCGGATCGTCCAGGAGGGCCTCACCAACGCCCGCAAATACGCCGGACCGGCCCGCGCGACCGTCCGGCTCGGCTACCGCCCGGACGGGATCACCGTCGAGGTGCGGGACGACGGCACGGGCCCCGCGTCGCCGGACGCCGGTCCGGCCGCCGGTGAGCGGGGCGGGTACGGCCTGATCGGCATGCGCGAACGGGTCGCCCTGCACGGCGGCACCCTGGAGACCGGTCCCCGGCCGGAGGGCGGCTTCGCCGTCCTGGCCGAACTGCCACTGGCCGCCGACGAGACCGCCGAGGCGGCCGTCCAGCACGGGAAGGTGCCCCGATGA
- a CDS encoding MMPL family transporter, translating to MIRALTRFSTRNAWKVIALWAVLGIGLTLLTPMLMSRVTQSQSGDFLPASYDSAAALRIAEKNFGIDPDATTVTVLVARADGKALTPADEKRIEGEAAKLAQRRVEMPREKDEPSFLVPDRSQTPRVAPAMVAPDRTFELLTAELTGNAADDGVRKVYRAFRDATRAQFTEAGMRTGFTGGLAEASDTDDANRTAATVGGALLMGLIVLINVLVFRSVLAAVLPLLAVAFISGVAGGAVAGAASLTGLKLDTTTPGLIAVVLLGIGIDYLLFLLFRFREHLRARPEQPAREAAAEVAGRVGTAITSAALTIVAAFATLGVASFGQFRSLGPAIAVAVLVMLLGSLTLMPALLAACGRRMFWPSRSLRRQPREGVAARFGALVARRPAAMLFASLALLGALAAGTVGIRMDYGQGGGSKTAAAATATEISRALPAGVSDPTGVYVTAADKGAVDPGRLAGLSRALGGVEGVGQVGGTVLSPDGRAARIDLYLTADPQSAKARELVSGPVRDAVAANTPAGTSAHVGGTAAIFADISVAVDHDLAVVFPVAAALIALILLLLLRSLLAPLVLMLAVGLGFAATLGAATLVFQHGLDKPGVSFTLPLVLFLFVVALGTDYNILITDRIREEMERPGPVRGAVARAVRHTTPAIATAGLVLAASFASLATTPGSEQVAFAMTLGILLSALVLSLVLVPAMAALLGRGIWWPLRPTPRHASDGAEAVAPHREATPERLNA from the coding sequence GTGATCCGCGCACTGACCCGTTTCTCGACCAGGAACGCGTGGAAGGTCATCGCCCTCTGGGCGGTGCTGGGCATCGGGCTGACACTGCTGACCCCGATGCTGATGTCCCGCGTCACCCAGTCGCAGAGCGGCGACTTCCTGCCCGCGAGCTACGACTCGGCGGCGGCCCTGCGGATCGCCGAGAAGAACTTCGGGATCGATCCGGACGCCACCACGGTGACGGTGCTGGTCGCCCGGGCCGACGGCAAGGCCCTCACCCCCGCCGACGAGAAGCGGATCGAGGGCGAGGCGGCGAAGCTGGCCCAGCGCCGGGTGGAGATGCCCCGGGAGAAGGACGAGCCGTCCTTCCTGGTGCCCGACCGCTCGCAGACCCCCAGGGTCGCGCCGGCGATGGTCGCCCCCGACCGGACCTTCGAACTGCTCACCGCGGAACTGACCGGGAACGCCGCGGACGACGGGGTCCGCAAGGTCTACCGGGCCTTCCGGGACGCCACCCGCGCGCAGTTCACCGAGGCCGGGATGCGCACCGGCTTCACCGGCGGCCTGGCGGAGGCGTCCGACACGGACGATGCCAACAGGACCGCCGCCACGGTCGGCGGCGCCCTGCTGATGGGCCTGATCGTGCTGATCAACGTGCTGGTGTTCCGCAGCGTGCTGGCCGCGGTGCTGCCGCTGCTGGCCGTCGCCTTCATCAGCGGCGTGGCCGGCGGGGCGGTGGCCGGTGCCGCGTCGCTGACCGGACTCAAGCTGGACACCACCACCCCGGGCCTGATCGCCGTGGTGCTGCTGGGCATCGGGATCGACTACCTGCTGTTCCTGCTCTTCCGGTTCCGCGAGCACCTGCGGGCCCGGCCCGAGCAGCCCGCCCGGGAGGCGGCGGCCGAGGTGGCCGGCCGGGTCGGCACGGCGATCACCTCCGCCGCGCTGACCATCGTGGCCGCCTTCGCCACCCTGGGCGTCGCCAGCTTCGGCCAGTTCCGCTCGCTCGGCCCGGCCATCGCGGTCGCCGTCCTGGTGATGCTGCTGGGCAGCCTCACCCTGATGCCGGCCCTGCTCGCCGCCTGCGGCCGCAGGATGTTCTGGCCGTCCAGGAGCCTGCGCCGGCAGCCGCGCGAGGGTGTCGCCGCCCGCTTCGGCGCGCTCGTCGCCCGCCGGCCGGCCGCGATGCTGTTCGCCTCCCTCGCGCTGCTCGGCGCCCTGGCCGCCGGGACGGTCGGGATCCGGATGGACTACGGCCAGGGCGGCGGCTCGAAGACCGCGGCCGCGGCCACCGCGACCGAGATCTCCCGCGCGCTGCCGGCCGGAGTGTCCGACCCGACCGGTGTCTACGTCACCGCCGCCGACAAGGGCGCCGTGGACCCGGGCAGGCTGGCCGGCCTCTCCCGCGCCCTCGGCGGGGTCGAGGGGGTCGGCCAGGTCGGCGGCACGGTGCTGAGCCCGGACGGCCGCGCCGCCCGGATCGACCTCTACCTGACCGCCGACCCGCAGAGCGCGAAGGCGCGCGAGCTGGTCTCCGGCCCGGTCCGGGACGCCGTCGCCGCGAACACCCCGGCCGGGACGAGCGCCCATGTGGGCGGCACGGCGGCGATCTTCGCGGACATCTCGGTCGCCGTGGACCACGACCTGGCCGTGGTCTTCCCGGTCGCGGCCGCCCTGATCGCCCTGATCCTGCTGCTGCTCCTGCGCAGTCTGCTGGCCCCGCTGGTGCTGATGCTCGCGGTCGGGCTCGGCTTCGCCGCCACCCTCGGCGCCGCGACGCTGGTGTTCCAGCACGGGCTGGACAAGCCCGGTGTCAGCTTCACCCTGCCGCTGGTGCTGTTCCTCTTCGTGGTGGCGCTGGGCACGGACTACAACATCCTCATCACCGACCGGATCCGGGAGGAGATGGAGCGGCCCGGTCCGGTCCGCGGCGCCGTGGCCCGCGCCGTCCGGCACACCACCCCCGCCATCGCCACGGCCGGCCTGGTCCTGGCCGCGTCCTTCGCCTCCCTCGCCACCACTCCGGGCAGCGAGCAGGTCGCCTTCGCGATGACGCTCGGCATCCTGCTCTCGGCGCTCGTGCTCTCGCTGGTCCTGGTCCCGGCGATGGCCGCGCTGCTCGGCCGCGGTATCTGGTGGCCGCTGCGGCCCACTCCGCGCCACGCGTCGGACGGTGCGGAGGCGGTGGCGCCGCACCGGGAGGCCACCCCCGAGCGGCTGAACGCCTGA
- a CDS encoding response regulator transcription factor has translation MTTTTPPIRVLLVDDQPLVRRGLSLILSPDPTVEVVGEAEDGEQAVALARRLRPDVVVMDIRMPVLDGVGATEELSRTLPECKVLALSTFDMDEYVVAALRAGAHGFLPKDVSPEDLGAAIRTVHAGEAVVAPRLLSRLISTYVRAPADVPPPPAAAVTGELTPREVEVWRLMATGLDNTAIARSMDISHSTVKNHITSIFGKLDVRDRAQAVIAAYESGLITARAGTGDQAGAQD, from the coding sequence ATGACCACCACGACGCCCCCGATCCGGGTCCTCCTCGTGGACGACCAGCCGCTGGTGCGGCGCGGTCTGTCGCTGATCCTGTCGCCCGACCCGACCGTCGAGGTCGTGGGCGAGGCCGAGGACGGCGAACAGGCCGTCGCCCTCGCCCGGCGACTGCGCCCCGACGTCGTGGTGATGGACATCCGGATGCCCGTCCTGGACGGCGTCGGCGCCACCGAGGAGCTGTCCCGCACCCTGCCCGAGTGCAAGGTCCTGGCGCTCAGCACCTTCGACATGGACGAGTACGTGGTGGCCGCGCTGCGCGCCGGCGCCCACGGCTTCCTGCCCAAGGACGTCTCGCCGGAGGACCTCGGCGCCGCGATCCGCACCGTGCACGCCGGTGAGGCGGTGGTCGCGCCGCGCCTGCTCTCCCGGCTGATCTCCACCTACGTCCGGGCGCCCGCCGACGTCCCGCCGCCGCCCGCCGCCGCCGTGACGGGCGAGCTCACACCGCGCGAGGTGGAGGTCTGGCGACTGATGGCCACCGGCCTCGACAACACCGCGATCGCCCGGTCCATGGACATCAGCCACTCCACGGTGAAGAACCACATCACCAGCATCTTCGGCAAGCTGGACGTCCGGGACCGCGCCCAGGCGGTCATCGCCGCCTACGAGTCCGGCCTGATCACCGCCCGCGCGGGCACCGGCGACCAGGCCGGGGCGCAGGACTAG
- a CDS encoding pyridoxal-dependent decarboxylase, translated as MSPTTVPAPGLPLRARALAAAPAPADAPVDTAPMDTADLDAEPERGDFAIPAEGLTDGERLRALDRMDGYLTRKRRHLVGYQATQELAGSALDLARFMLSNINNLGDPFQSGGYKPNTKVVERAVLDYYARLWHAGPSYDPADPESYWGYMLSMGSTEGNMYALWNARDYLTRPGAPRPVAFYSEDTHYSFAKAVRVLGVDTFAAVGAADYPGECPLGGDWPAEVPSMPGPSGRSWDGSGAVDAEALAVLVEFFAAKGHPIFVNFNLGSTFKGAHDDVRGACELLLPVFERHGLLPGAGDDARRGFWIHVDGALGAGYAPFLRMAAADPAFGWTPETELPEFDFGLTLPTRDARESGETREVDMVASIAMSGHKWAGVPWPCGVFMTKTKYQLEPPTQPEYIGAPDSTFAGSRNGFSPLVLWDHLSRLSYRDQVDRIRRSQELAEYLERGLRDLERETGAELWPARTPGAITVRFRKPSPALVAKWSLSSENVLTTPGDPAGLRGYVHVFLMPSVDRSKLDALLADLARDPVVLGTARAVGNP; from the coding sequence ATGAGCCCCACCACCGTTCCCGCCCCCGGTCTGCCGCTCCGGGCCCGGGCCCTCGCCGCCGCGCCCGCCCCGGCGGACGCCCCGGTGGACACCGCCCCGATGGACACCGCCGACCTCGACGCGGAGCCGGAGCGCGGGGACTTCGCGATACCCGCCGAGGGGCTCACCGACGGCGAGCGGCTGCGCGCGCTCGACCGGATGGACGGCTACCTCACCCGCAAGCGCCGGCACCTGGTCGGCTACCAGGCCACCCAGGAGCTCGCGGGCAGCGCGCTCGACCTCGCCCGCTTCATGCTCAGCAACATCAACAACCTCGGCGACCCGTTCCAGAGCGGCGGCTACAAGCCCAACACCAAGGTCGTCGAGCGCGCGGTGCTCGACTACTACGCGCGGCTCTGGCACGCCGGGCCGTCGTACGACCCGGCCGACCCCGAGTCCTACTGGGGCTACATGCTCTCCATGGGTTCGACCGAGGGCAACATGTACGCGCTCTGGAACGCGCGCGACTACCTGACCAGGCCCGGCGCACCCCGGCCGGTGGCCTTCTACTCCGAGGACACCCACTACTCCTTCGCCAAGGCCGTCCGGGTGCTCGGCGTCGACACCTTCGCCGCCGTGGGTGCGGCGGACTACCCCGGTGAGTGCCCGCTCGGCGGGGACTGGCCCGCCGAGGTGCCCTCGATGCCCGGCCCGTCCGGCCGCTCCTGGGACGGATCCGGGGCCGTCGACGCCGAGGCGCTCGCCGTCCTGGTGGAGTTCTTCGCGGCGAAGGGGCACCCGATTTTCGTCAACTTCAACCTCGGCAGCACCTTCAAGGGCGCCCACGACGACGTCCGGGGCGCGTGCGAGCTGCTGCTGCCGGTCTTCGAGCGGCACGGACTGCTGCCCGGTGCCGGGGACGACGCCCGCCGGGGCTTCTGGATCCACGTGGACGGCGCGCTCGGCGCCGGCTACGCGCCGTTCCTGCGGATGGCCGCGGCGGACCCGGCGTTCGGCTGGACGCCGGAGACCGAGCTGCCGGAGTTCGACTTCGGCCTCACCCTGCCGACCCGGGACGCTCGGGAATCAGGGGAGACCCGGGAGGTCGACATGGTCGCGTCGATCGCGATGAGCGGGCACAAGTGGGCCGGTGTGCCGTGGCCCTGCGGCGTCTTCATGACGAAGACCAAGTACCAGCTCGAACCGCCGACCCAGCCCGAGTACATCGGGGCCCCGGACAGCACTTTCGCCGGCTCCCGCAACGGGTTCTCGCCGCTGGTGCTGTGGGACCACCTGTCCCGCCTCTCCTACCGCGACCAGGTCGACCGGATCCGCCGCTCCCAGGAGCTGGCCGAGTACCTGGAACGCGGGCTCCGCGACCTGGAGCGGGAGACCGGCGCCGAGCTCTGGCCCGCCCGCACCCCCGGCGCGATCACCGTGCGCTTCCGCAAGCCCAGCCCCGCGCTGGTGGCCAAGTGGTCGCTCTCCTCCGAGAACGTCCTGACCACCCCCGGCGACCCGGCCGGCCTGCGCGGCTACGTGCATGTCTTCCTGATGCCCTCGGTCGACCGCTCCAAGCTGGACGCCCTGCTGGCCGACCTCGCCCGGGACCCGGTGGTCCTCGGCACCGCCCGGGCCGTCGGCAACCCCTAG